The sequence TGATATCGTCTGGTCATCCTCGGATGTGCAACTCACAAGCATGACTAAAGCTGCGAGTGATGTTACTATGTGTTTCATATTATTTTTATTGGCTAACGTAGAGCTCAACCGCCGCCCAAAACGTAAGGGCAAATCTCTGAGCAACTTGAAATAGTGACTACGCCATCGACTCATGGACGGTTAGCGGTCTGATGCAGCGCCTTGTTCGACCACATTCTCAGTGGTCACGAGAAATGTAGTATGGCAGGCGTAAACGCCAAGGACTCACAACCTGCGGTAAGTCTTGATTCTCACCATCCTTAATGAACGTAATGCTGTGCTTGGAACCGTTCCAGTCCACGCGTGCCCATGGTAAGTCGTCATGCAAACCTAATAAGGTTATTGAATCTCCTGATCTTGCTACACGACCCATATCATCCTTCTCGTTATGACCGGGGCAATCAAAATAATATCGTCCGTTCTCTATCAGGAGAAAAATTTCATGTCCCCCCATGCACTTACTCTCAAGATCAAAATGCCCCATCAACGGTCGTGCACGACTCTTGGCTACTATAATAGGAATTACATAAACCAATAGCAGCAAGCCAACTAGAGAAATCGCAATGACATATTTTTTCTTCATTATTGTCGAACGTAAAGCTCAAACGCCAACTGTAAAACACCGCGCATACGAGCAAGGGTTTAACTGTAAAATGGCTGCGGACTACGAACGGTTAACGGTCGTGTGCAGCGACTTGTTCGGCCACTATTGTTGCCCACGGAATATCAAACCGTATTCAGCCTGCTCCACAAATATCTTAGACCATTCGTCGAAGGAAATAGCTGACACATATCCATATGAAATGTCGAATATCCAATTGTGGCAAACATGACCCTCGTCCAAATACATACCATACGATGGCGCATCGATAAGAGCGTCTGCGAACACAATCATTCTGTGGCCTAAGAATGTCAGATTCTTAACTGATGGTAGTATATTCCTAATATCATTATGATCAGGGATGAAGAACCCTTTCTCTCTATAC is a genomic window of Oceaniferula flava containing:
- a CDS encoding SMI1/KNR4 family protein, which encodes MDGKLAEPASLETVNELERSLGVTFPDSYRGFLGQHDGSETETDDAIWRFWPCSEIKSYTEYREKGFFIPDHNDIRNILPSVKNLTFLGHRMIVFADALIDAPSYGMYLDEGHVCHNWIFDISYGYVSAISFDEWSKIFVEQAEYGLIFRGQQ